A genomic segment from Microbacterium sp. SORGH_AS_0428 encodes:
- a CDS encoding MarR family winged helix-turn-helix transcriptional regulator produces MKPPAEAVVEPLADHIDPDAFTPRLLALLSNALVWRESHELRRQFDLGTNEWRVISALAMNPGFSASEISEFLVVNKAIVSKSVTTLVERGLVVLAEGARGSRPMYLTAAGAAMHDDMLPISLRGQEIILAHMTPAEVTRLNALLRKMLDEMRVLQSLDNESWLADAGATRKS; encoded by the coding sequence GTGAAGCCACCCGCCGAGGCGGTCGTCGAGCCGCTGGCGGACCACATCGACCCCGACGCGTTCACACCGCGACTACTCGCCCTGCTCTCCAACGCGCTGGTGTGGCGCGAATCCCACGAGCTCCGGCGCCAGTTCGATCTGGGCACCAACGAATGGCGCGTCATCTCCGCACTCGCCATGAACCCGGGTTTCTCCGCATCGGAGATCTCGGAGTTCCTGGTGGTCAACAAGGCGATCGTCTCCAAGAGCGTGACGACCCTGGTGGAGCGGGGCCTCGTCGTGCTCGCGGAGGGTGCCCGCGGATCGCGGCCGATGTACCTGACGGCAGCCGGTGCGGCCATGCACGACGACATGCTGCCGATCTCCCTTCGCGGGCAGGAGATCATCCTGGCCCACATGACGCCGGCCGAGGTCACCCGGCTGAATGCGCTGCTGCGCAAGATGCTCGACGAGATGCGGGTGCTGCAGAGCCTCGACAACGAGTCCTGGCTCGCGGATGCGGGTGCCACCCGTAAGAGCTGA
- a CDS encoding SDR family NAD(P)-dependent oxidoreductase: protein MRLESKTALITGGSSGIGRATVEKFLREGAKVMIADVDLARSDQVVTELEGLGFTGSVAAVRTDVSRYEDVEAAVARTVEVFGSLDVIFNNAGIAGGKPLLEHDPAVDYEPMIRIDQDGVYYGILAAGRQFRKQGTGGVIISTSSIYGQQAAELSFSYSAAKAAVISFTRSAAYELAQYGVRAVAITPGRVGTPIINQFSEELRATFAAEQMRNTLTAPEEIADVVAFLASDEANAINGTVVSVDDGYSVFKQRLDLPVF from the coding sequence ATGCGACTGGAATCGAAGACCGCCCTCATCACGGGTGGCAGCAGCGGAATCGGTCGCGCGACCGTCGAGAAGTTCCTCCGCGAGGGCGCGAAGGTCATGATCGCCGATGTCGACCTGGCGCGCTCCGACCAGGTCGTCACGGAGCTCGAGGGCCTCGGCTTCACGGGCTCCGTCGCGGCCGTGCGCACCGACGTCTCCCGTTATGAGGACGTGGAGGCCGCCGTCGCGCGGACCGTCGAGGTGTTCGGCTCGCTCGACGTCATCTTCAACAACGCGGGCATCGCCGGTGGCAAGCCCCTGCTCGAGCACGACCCCGCGGTCGACTACGAGCCGATGATCCGCATCGATCAGGACGGCGTGTACTACGGCATCCTCGCCGCCGGACGGCAGTTCCGGAAGCAGGGGACGGGCGGCGTCATCATCAGCACGTCGTCGATCTACGGCCAGCAGGCGGCGGAGCTCTCGTTCTCGTACAGCGCCGCCAAGGCCGCCGTCATCTCCTTCACCCGCTCCGCGGCCTACGAGCTCGCGCAGTACGGCGTCCGCGCCGTGGCCATCACGCCGGGGCGGGTCGGGACCCCGATCATCAACCAGTTCAGCGAGGAGCTGCGGGCGACGTTCGCCGCCGAGCAGATGCGCAACACCCTGACGGCCCCGGAGGAGATCGCGGACGTGGTCGCCTTCCTGGCCTCGGACGAGGCGAACGCGATCAACGGCACTGTCGTGAGTGTCGATGACGGCTACTCGGTGTTCAAGCAGCGGCTCGATCTGCCGGTGTTCTGA
- a CDS encoding methylenetetrahydrofolate reductase: MARNTPAPDPAASLALLDGFSLEMTGKDIPGLEEARDVIPAGTKINVTFLGNEDLDMRVAAAKAVKDAGFVPVPHVSARRLASAAQLEEFLDRLQQVGATEHVFAVGGDPAEPEGPYPDSLSVIRSGILQKYGVREVSIAGYPEGHPDIPTDVLWRHLEDKSAALTDAGLGQVILTQFAFDTDPVIDWIDGVRSRGITAEIRIGTPGPAGIKRLITFARRFGVGANAMIVKKYGFSLTNLMGTAGPDRFIGDLGALVAQKDSRGPVKIHFYTFGGLRATSDWARDYIAAQS, translated from the coding sequence GTGGCACGTAACACCCCCGCACCCGACCCGGCCGCATCCCTCGCACTGCTCGACGGCTTCTCGCTGGAGATGACCGGCAAGGACATCCCCGGCCTCGAAGAAGCCCGCGACGTCATCCCCGCCGGCACGAAGATCAACGTCACCTTCCTCGGCAACGAAGACCTCGACATGCGCGTGGCGGCCGCCAAGGCCGTGAAGGATGCCGGATTCGTACCGGTCCCCCACGTCTCCGCGCGGCGACTCGCCTCGGCCGCCCAGCTCGAGGAGTTCCTCGACCGGCTGCAGCAGGTGGGCGCCACCGAGCACGTCTTCGCCGTCGGCGGCGACCCCGCCGAGCCCGAAGGCCCGTACCCGGACTCGCTGAGCGTCATCCGCTCCGGCATCCTGCAGAAGTACGGCGTGCGCGAGGTCTCGATCGCGGGATACCCCGAGGGACACCCCGACATCCCGACCGATGTGCTGTGGCGCCACCTCGAGGACAAGTCGGCGGCGCTGACCGATGCGGGCCTCGGCCAGGTCATCCTCACGCAGTTCGCGTTCGACACCGACCCGGTCATCGACTGGATCGACGGGGTGCGCAGTCGCGGGATCACCGCGGAGATCCGCATCGGCACCCCGGGCCCGGCCGGCATCAAGCGCCTGATCACCTTCGCCCGACGCTTCGGCGTCGGCGCGAACGCGATGATCGTGAAGAAGTACGGGTTCTCGCTGACCAACCTGATGGGAACGGCGGGCCCCGACCGGTTCATCGGCGACCTCGGCGCGCTCGTCGCGCAGAAGGACTCGCGCGGACCTGTCAAAATTCACTTCTACACGTTCGGCGGTCTGCGGGCGACATCCGATTGGGCCCGCGACTACATCGCCGCGCAGTCCTGA
- a CDS encoding aldehyde dehydrogenase family protein: MSSSIAQTSAGVRTGLYIGGAERFTDDVLQIADPGKPGVVVGEAAAASPADVADAVAAASAAFGSWSALSAAERADAMAAAIAGIADERDTDAAVLSQENGKIRFEGWVDALVFEIRWNLALMLKDEVEKGHTLPVVPGAIPVTTEVAYQPLGVVTIIVPFNWPIAILGAALPHALLAGNTAIVKPPPSAPLATTRVVQRIAEKLPPGVLNVVTGRDENMSELIQSPDVAKVCFTGSVNGGKRIMQMAAQTLTRVTLELGGNDAAVFLEDAILDDAHLDRLYAAIYDTTGQICMNAKRVFVHRSRLDELVAGLEARLEKVVIGYGLDEGTTMGPLHQPAQKAFVEEIIQEAKDAGADVREYGTLPGGELAGGNFLRPAIVVDPDPSLRVVTQEQFGPVIPIIPFDSEEEAISLANDTWGGLCGSVWTASPESAQRVGSQLVCGYVWVNDHGATRLDLRAPFGGMKQSGFGREQGIEGVRAFQDTRSIATIDPEALAAMAH, from the coding sequence ATGTCGAGTTCGATCGCCCAAACGTCCGCCGGAGTGCGGACAGGGCTCTACATCGGAGGCGCGGAGCGCTTCACCGATGACGTTCTACAGATCGCCGATCCGGGAAAGCCCGGAGTCGTCGTCGGCGAGGCCGCGGCGGCCTCGCCCGCAGATGTCGCGGATGCGGTCGCCGCCGCATCCGCTGCCTTCGGGTCGTGGAGCGCACTGTCGGCGGCGGAGCGCGCGGATGCGATGGCGGCAGCCATCGCCGGCATCGCCGATGAGCGCGACACCGACGCCGCCGTCTTGTCGCAGGAGAACGGCAAGATCCGCTTCGAGGGGTGGGTGGATGCCCTCGTCTTCGAGATCCGGTGGAACCTCGCCCTCATGCTGAAGGACGAGGTCGAGAAGGGGCACACGCTCCCCGTGGTCCCCGGCGCGATCCCGGTGACGACGGAGGTGGCGTACCAGCCCCTCGGTGTCGTGACGATCATCGTGCCCTTCAACTGGCCGATCGCCATCCTCGGCGCGGCGCTTCCCCACGCGCTGCTCGCGGGCAACACCGCGATCGTGAAGCCGCCGCCCTCCGCGCCGCTCGCGACGACCCGCGTGGTGCAGCGCATCGCCGAGAAGCTGCCCCCCGGCGTGCTCAACGTGGTCACGGGCCGCGACGAGAACATGTCGGAGCTCATCCAGAGCCCCGACGTCGCGAAGGTGTGTTTCACGGGCAGCGTGAACGGCGGGAAGCGCATCATGCAGATGGCGGCGCAGACCCTCACGCGTGTGACGCTCGAGCTCGGTGGCAACGACGCGGCGGTGTTCCTCGAGGACGCGATCCTCGACGACGCGCACCTCGACCGCCTCTACGCCGCGATCTACGACACCACCGGCCAGATCTGCATGAACGCCAAGCGCGTGTTCGTGCACCGCTCGCGTCTGGACGAGCTGGTCGCGGGGCTCGAAGCGCGCCTCGAGAAGGTCGTGATCGGGTACGGGCTCGACGAGGGCACGACCATGGGCCCGCTGCACCAGCCGGCCCAGAAGGCGTTCGTCGAGGAGATCATCCAGGAGGCGAAGGACGCCGGCGCCGACGTGCGCGAGTACGGCACTCTGCCCGGAGGCGAGCTCGCAGGCGGCAACTTCCTGCGCCCGGCGATCGTCGTCGACCCCGACCCGTCGCTGCGGGTCGTGACCCAGGAGCAGTTCGGCCCGGTCATCCCGATCATCCCGTTCGACTCCGAGGAAGAGGCGATCAGCCTCGCCAACGACACGTGGGGCGGGCTGTGCGGCTCGGTGTGGACCGCATCGCCCGAGTCCGCGCAGCGCGTGGGGTCGCAGCTGGTCTGCGGCTACGTGTGGGTCAACGATCACGGCGCGACCCGCCTCGACCTGCGCGCGCCCTTCGGCGGCATGAAGCAGTCCGGCTTCGGACGCGAGCAGGGCATCGAGGGCGTGCGCGCCTTCCAGGACACCCGGTCGATCGCCACGATCGACCCCGAGGCCCTGGCGGCGATGGCGCACTGA
- a CDS encoding ABC transporter permease: MATTTDPTLTTRSIVTARAESFGRIFLHGGTVVALIVLVIFFFAMRPDVFLTFTNVKNILYQVSILAIIAGAQTIVMVVGDFDLSVGATSALAGAVAASMMINGVPVTVAVAVAILVGLLVGLVNGLLIAYVNLSAFVATLATMTSVVGLAYLVTAGTTLFNLPPEFNSMGQGKLFEIPIPVYIAIVISLLLWFVLRFTTMGRRWYATGGNVEVSRLSGINVRRARLIAFTAAGAISALGGVLLAARLGSASAVQGSDNMMFSVAAVFLGMTVVRSGAANLGGTMVGVAIIGVMSNGLNILGVNAYVQQVVTGLIIIAAVTLSSLRHRER, from the coding sequence ATGGCCACCACCACGGACCCCACGCTCACCACGCGCAGCATCGTGACCGCGCGTGCCGAGTCGTTCGGGCGCATCTTCCTCCACGGCGGCACGGTCGTCGCCCTCATCGTGCTCGTCATCTTCTTCTTCGCGATGCGACCGGACGTGTTCCTGACCTTCACGAACGTGAAGAACATCCTGTACCAGGTCTCGATCCTCGCGATCATCGCCGGGGCGCAGACCATCGTCATGGTCGTCGGCGACTTCGATCTGTCGGTGGGCGCCACATCGGCGCTCGCGGGCGCGGTCGCCGCATCCATGATGATCAACGGCGTCCCCGTGACCGTCGCGGTCGCGGTCGCAATCCTGGTGGGCCTGCTCGTCGGGCTCGTCAACGGCTTGCTGATCGCCTACGTGAATCTCTCCGCCTTCGTCGCGACGCTCGCCACGATGACCTCCGTGGTGGGTCTCGCCTACCTCGTGACCGCGGGGACGACACTGTTCAACCTGCCGCCGGAGTTCAACTCCATGGGGCAGGGGAAGCTGTTCGAGATCCCGATCCCGGTCTACATCGCGATCGTCATCTCGCTGCTGCTGTGGTTCGTCCTGCGCTTCACCACGATGGGTCGGCGCTGGTACGCGACCGGCGGCAACGTCGAGGTCTCGCGCCTGTCCGGCATCAACGTGCGTCGGGCCCGGCTCATCGCATTCACGGCGGCCGGCGCGATCTCGGCGCTCGGCGGCGTGCTCCTGGCGGCACGTCTCGGCAGCGCGAGCGCCGTGCAGGGCAGCGACAACATGATGTTCTCCGTCGCCGCCGTCTTCCTCGGCATGACGGTGGTCCGCTCGGGCGCCGCGAATCTCGGCGGCACCATGGTCGGCGTCGCGATCATCGGCGTCATGAGCAACGGTCTGAACATCCTGGGCGTCAACGCCTACGTCCAGCAGGTCGTGACAGGCCTCATCATCATCGCCGCGGTGACGCTGTCGTCGCTGCGGCATCGCGAGCGCTGA
- a CDS encoding transketolase C-terminal domain-containing protein — translation MPVTFTFGEFLGARSVIGSTLAELGAEYENLWVLTPDIGATLVEFRDTFPDRFIDVGLAEQACVGIAAGLAYDGNIPVVSGMLPFLSMRALEQVRTDVCYPNLPVKIIGTHGGLVGNGGSTHYAVEDLALMCALTNMTVTSIGDPLMVGEIIRQSMTMQGPIYIRLAVGKKDKVLYEPGQHEVRIGKGIVAREGTDATIFTHGTTVAQALDAADELAADGRSVRVVDMFTLKPIDEELIVRSAAETGGRFVVLEDHLAYGGLATRIADVVADRGIRLTAFERLGIPQVYAGFGEDEQLRDKYGYGLSATTAALRRVIAAEG, via the coding sequence ATGCCTGTGACCTTCACTTTCGGAGAGTTCCTCGGAGCGCGATCGGTCATCGGCTCGACGCTCGCAGAGCTCGGCGCCGAGTACGAGAACCTGTGGGTGCTCACCCCCGACATCGGGGCGACCCTCGTCGAGTTCCGCGACACCTTCCCCGACCGGTTCATCGATGTCGGTCTCGCCGAGCAGGCGTGCGTCGGGATCGCCGCCGGCCTGGCCTACGACGGCAACATCCCCGTCGTCTCCGGCATGCTCCCGTTCCTCAGCATGCGCGCGCTCGAGCAGGTGCGCACCGACGTCTGCTACCCCAACCTCCCGGTCAAGATCATCGGCACGCACGGCGGGCTCGTCGGCAACGGCGGATCGACGCACTACGCGGTCGAGGACCTCGCGCTCATGTGCGCCCTGACCAACATGACCGTGACCTCGATCGGCGACCCGCTCATGGTCGGCGAGATCATCCGGCAGTCCATGACGATGCAGGGCCCCATCTACATCCGCCTGGCCGTCGGCAAGAAGGACAAGGTGCTCTACGAGCCCGGTCAGCACGAGGTGCGCATCGGCAAGGGCATCGTGGCGCGCGAGGGCACCGATGCGACGATCTTCACGCACGGCACGACCGTCGCTCAGGCGCTGGACGCTGCGGACGAGCTCGCCGCGGACGGCCGCTCGGTGCGCGTGGTCGACATGTTCACGCTGAAGCCGATCGACGAGGAGCTCATCGTGCGCTCCGCAGCCGAGACGGGCGGGCGCTTCGTCGTGCTCGAGGATCACCTCGCCTACGGCGGCCTCGCCACCCGCATCGCCGATGTCGTGGCCGATCGCGGCATCCGTCTGACGGCGTTCGAGCGACTCGGGATCCCGCAGGTCTACGCCGGCTTCGGCGAGGACGAGCAGCTGCGCGACAAGTACGGCTACGGACTGTCGGCGACGACCGCGGCGCTGCGTCGCGTGATCGCGGCCGAGGGGTGA
- a CDS encoding alcohol dehydrogenase catalytic domain-containing protein: MRTVAVTRIGNLRDPDEATRGRIGVVDMPQPELGPEDVRIRVAYAAICGSDPHLAEGFFGTDVPIGLGHEVSGVIEALGERAGRGGLRVGDRVAGNFLRFCGSCRPCQDGRQQFCEHIQDYNRPGMAETVTWHESQVYRLPESVSLLEGCLLEPTSVAVRIADKTRIRVGDRVVVCGGGPIGQLAVQVMARYGATALTMIEPIADRRGMARRHGAQYTIDPTTENQAAVADELTEGRGYDIVIDASGSTRATRGLLDLAAKGGTVIYAAMYPSDYELPLNISDYLYLKELTLTGLFVSPYAFPRALNLLPHLDLAEFTQAVFPLEQAAEAFEAHLTGRYPKVIIACNDEARLGELS, translated from the coding sequence ATGCGCACCGTCGCCGTCACGCGCATCGGCAACCTGCGCGATCCCGACGAGGCCACCCGCGGCCGCATCGGCGTCGTCGACATGCCGCAGCCCGAGCTGGGTCCGGAGGATGTCCGCATCCGCGTCGCCTACGCCGCCATCTGCGGCTCCGACCCGCACCTGGCCGAAGGCTTCTTCGGCACCGACGTCCCGATCGGACTCGGCCACGAGGTGTCCGGCGTCATCGAGGCGTTGGGGGAGCGCGCCGGACGGGGCGGTCTCCGCGTCGGCGACCGGGTCGCCGGCAACTTCCTCCGCTTCTGCGGCTCGTGCCGACCCTGTCAGGACGGACGTCAGCAGTTCTGCGAGCACATCCAGGACTACAACCGTCCGGGCATGGCCGAGACCGTCACCTGGCACGAGTCGCAGGTGTACCGCCTGCCCGAAAGCGTGAGCCTGCTCGAAGGATGCCTGCTGGAGCCCACCTCTGTCGCCGTGCGCATCGCCGACAAGACCCGCATCCGCGTCGGCGACCGCGTCGTCGTCTGCGGCGGCGGGCCGATCGGGCAGCTCGCGGTGCAGGTCATGGCCCGCTACGGTGCGACCGCGCTCACGATGATCGAGCCGATCGCCGACCGGCGAGGGATGGCCAGGCGCCACGGCGCGCAGTACACGATCGACCCCACGACCGAGAACCAGGCCGCCGTCGCGGACGAGCTCACCGAGGGCCGCGGCTACGACATCGTCATCGACGCCTCGGGATCGACGCGGGCCACCCGCGGACTTCTCGATCTGGCGGCCAAGGGCGGCACGGTCATCTACGCGGCGATGTACCCGAGCGACTACGAGCTGCCGCTGAACATCTCGGACTACCTCTATCTGAAGGAGCTCACGCTCACGGGCCTCTTCGTGTCGCCGTACGCGTTCCCGCGTGCGCTGAACCTGCTGCCTCACCTCGACCTGGCTGAGTTCACGCAGGCCGTCTTCCCCCTCGAGCAGGCCGCGGAGGCCTTCGAGGCGCACCTCACCGGGCGCTATCCGAAGGTCATCATCGCCTGCAACGACGAGGCCCGGCTCGGAGAACTGTCATGA
- a CDS encoding sugar ABC transporter ATP-binding protein: MTTALEREAAPVETAPALEARDIVKRFDGVHALKGARLSVLPGEIHALLGENGAGKSTLIKVVTGLYAPDGGTILRSGQEVEFQSVRTARGEGIVALYQELSIIPSLTVAENILLGEQTPRRGGVVNWRELRRRAKEQLDSINQRIPLGKLAGDLSPVQQTMVAFARALATDARVLILDEPTASLTDTEITDLFAVLRSLRERGVAIVYVSHRLEEVFELCDRLTIMRNGETIITKDVADSHIDEVISLMVGREAGQLYPERGSGGGDVVLRVDGLTGRRVQDVSFEVRAGEVLGIGGLAGAGRSELLRILAGAQKHQAGTITVGEKTLPRSPGVGRALAAGIALVPEERRSQGVILGASIQDNITIANLSSVSSAGVVSQARIADIARRGMSDLQIKARSPRQSVGELSGGNQQKVVLAKMLERQPAVLLMDEPTRGIDVGTKAEIYRLIRRLAATGTAVIAVSSELPELIGMSDRVVIMHEGRISGQVAAADADDELLLSYCYGKSE; the protein is encoded by the coding sequence ATGACCACCGCATTGGAACGGGAGGCGGCGCCGGTGGAGACCGCCCCCGCGCTCGAAGCCCGCGACATCGTCAAGCGCTTCGACGGGGTCCACGCCTTGAAGGGCGCCCGGCTGTCGGTGCTCCCCGGCGAGATCCATGCCCTGCTCGGCGAGAACGGTGCGGGCAAGTCCACGCTGATCAAGGTCGTCACGGGGCTGTACGCCCCCGACGGCGGGACCATCCTGCGCTCAGGCCAGGAGGTCGAGTTCCAGAGCGTGCGCACCGCGCGCGGCGAGGGGATCGTCGCGCTCTACCAGGAGCTGTCCATCATCCCGTCGCTGACGGTGGCGGAGAACATCCTGCTGGGTGAGCAGACGCCGCGCCGCGGGGGAGTCGTCAACTGGCGGGAGCTCCGCCGGCGGGCGAAGGAGCAGCTGGACAGCATCAATCAGCGCATCCCGCTGGGCAAGCTCGCCGGCGACCTGTCGCCCGTGCAGCAGACCATGGTGGCGTTCGCCCGAGCCCTCGCCACCGACGCGCGGGTGCTCATCCTCGACGAGCCGACCGCGTCGCTCACGGACACCGAGATCACCGACCTGTTCGCGGTGCTGCGCTCCCTGCGCGAGCGGGGCGTCGCCATCGTCTACGTCTCGCACCGCCTCGAGGAGGTCTTCGAGCTGTGCGACCGGCTGACGATCATGCGCAACGGCGAGACCATCATCACGAAGGATGTGGCCGACTCGCACATCGACGAGGTCATCTCCCTCATGGTCGGCCGCGAAGCGGGTCAGCTCTATCCCGAACGCGGCTCAGGCGGCGGAGACGTCGTGCTGCGGGTCGACGGCCTGACCGGTCGTCGCGTGCAGGACGTGTCGTTCGAGGTGCGTGCCGGGGAGGTCCTCGGCATCGGCGGGCTCGCCGGCGCCGGACGCAGCGAGCTGCTGCGCATCCTGGCCGGAGCGCAGAAGCACCAGGCCGGCACGATCACGGTGGGGGAGAAGACGCTGCCGCGCTCGCCCGGGGTGGGTCGTGCGCTCGCGGCCGGCATCGCGCTCGTTCCCGAGGAGCGCCGCAGCCAGGGTGTGATCCTGGGGGCCTCGATCCAGGACAACATCACGATCGCGAACCTCTCCTCGGTGAGTTCGGCCGGTGTCGTCTCCCAGGCACGCATCGCCGACATCGCCCGCCGTGGCATGTCGGACCTGCAGATCAAGGCCCGCAGCCCGCGCCAGAGCGTGGGGGAGCTCTCGGGCGGCAACCAGCAGAAGGTCGTCCTGGCCAAGATGCTCGAGCGTCAACCGGCTGTCCTGCTCATGGACGAGCCCACGCGCGGGATCGACGTCGGCACCAAGGCCGAGATCTACCGCCTCATCCGTCGCCTGGCGGCGACCGGCACCGCCGTGATCGCCGTCAGCTCCGAACTCCCCGAGCTCATCGGCATGAGTGACCGCGTCGTCATCATGCACGAGGGGCGCATCTCCGGACAGGTCGCCGCGGCAGACGCCGACGACGAGCTGCTCCTCTCCTACTGCTACGGAAAGTCAGAGTGA
- a CDS encoding sugar ABC transporter substrate-binding protein — protein sequence MRTSFKALAAVAAAAALVLTGCSSGGSGGGGDDKFKVIAFTSGNQTPVGAWWVKAVQDKADELGWDLTVIQGDFDFQKMNPAVESAIGQGADAIFDGYTDVASIGSIVTAAKDANIPIFAIDSATEENDAFAINVTADQQGIVDQTVGALDDALGGLKGKNIMVIGHDPHPGIRLRASLAEKALTAAGANIAGGDIQKVASPATGRTEALSLVADYLSANPGGLDGVWVGWDDAALGAAQAVSEAGSKAKVTGVDATSEAIAAIKAGGPFLATIEQPWPSILDTVVGDIEAYRKDGTLPSSRFDAVATTLVTVDNADSITPSDKLG from the coding sequence GTGCGCACATCATTCAAGGCCCTCGCGGCCGTGGCCGCCGCAGCGGCCCTCGTCCTGACCGGATGCTCGTCGGGCGGCTCGGGGGGCGGCGGTGACGACAAGTTCAAGGTGATCGCCTTCACCTCCGGCAACCAGACGCCGGTGGGTGCCTGGTGGGTCAAGGCCGTGCAGGACAAGGCCGACGAACTCGGCTGGGACCTCACCGTCATCCAGGGCGACTTCGACTTCCAGAAGATGAACCCCGCGGTCGAGAGCGCCATCGGGCAGGGCGCCGACGCGATCTTCGACGGCTACACCGACGTCGCCTCGATCGGCTCGATCGTCACGGCCGCCAAGGACGCGAACATCCCGATCTTCGCGATCGACTCCGCGACCGAGGAGAACGACGCGTTCGCGATCAACGTCACCGCCGATCAGCAGGGCATCGTCGATCAGACCGTCGGTGCGTTGGATGACGCGCTGGGCGGCCTGAAGGGCAAGAACATCATGGTGATCGGGCACGACCCGCACCCGGGCATCCGGCTGCGGGCCAGCCTCGCCGAGAAGGCGCTGACCGCGGCGGGCGCGAACATCGCCGGCGGCGACATCCAGAAGGTCGCCTCTCCCGCGACGGGACGCACCGAGGCGCTGTCGCTCGTCGCGGACTACCTGTCGGCGAACCCCGGCGGCCTCGACGGCGTCTGGGTCGGTTGGGACGACGCGGCGCTCGGCGCCGCCCAGGCGGTCAGCGAGGCGGGCTCGAAGGCGAAGGTCACCGGCGTCGACGCGACCAGCGAGGCGATCGCCGCGATCAAGGCCGGCGGACCCTTCCTCGCCACCATCGAGCAGCCCTGGCCCAGCATCCTCGACACGGTCGTGGGTGACATCGAGGCCTACCGCAAGGACGGCACGCTGCCCTCCTCCCGCTTCGACGCGGTCGCCACGACCCTCGTGACCGTCGACAACGCGGACAGCATCACCCCCTCCGACAAGCTCGGCTGA
- a CDS encoding transketolase, whose product MSSSPLQTDQRPNVAELEDLAFELRRKLLQLCGTYEGAVHIGGDLSSADIFTALFHYGLNVDPTDIANPARDRFVLSKGHAAVCMYIAMAMRGFFSYDGIVDTYGQLDSAYGMHPCKVQLPGVEASTGSLGHGLPLAVGMALSARHRGDAHRVFTLLGDGETGEGSVWEAVMAARSNRLGNLVAFVDRNRQLMTSFAEERVAFEPYPDKWRAFGWNVVHIDGHDMAQLVEALDALPEPDSETPTVIIAETIKGKGVDFMERNLAWHAGSLGAADLERALAALTASREKESV is encoded by the coding sequence ATGAGCAGTTCCCCCCTGCAGACGGACCAGCGTCCGAACGTGGCCGAACTGGAGGATCTGGCGTTCGAGCTGCGGCGCAAGCTCCTGCAGCTGTGCGGCACCTACGAGGGCGCCGTCCACATCGGCGGAGACCTGTCCTCGGCGGACATCTTCACCGCTCTCTTCCACTACGGCCTGAACGTCGATCCGACCGACATCGCCAACCCCGCGCGCGATCGTTTCGTGCTCAGCAAGGGTCACGCCGCCGTCTGCATGTACATCGCTATGGCGATGCGCGGCTTCTTCTCCTACGACGGCATCGTCGACACCTACGGCCAGCTCGACAGCGCGTACGGCATGCACCCGTGCAAGGTGCAGCTGCCCGGCGTGGAGGCGTCGACGGGCTCGCTCGGACACGGCCTTCCCCTCGCCGTGGGCATGGCGCTCAGTGCCCGCCACCGCGGCGACGCCCACCGCGTCTTCACCCTCCTCGGTGACGGCGAGACGGGCGAAGGGTCGGTCTGGGAGGCGGTCATGGCCGCTCGCAGCAACCGTCTCGGCAACCTCGTCGCCTTCGTCGACCGCAACCGCCAGCTCATGACGAGCTTCGCGGAGGAGCGCGTCGCGTTCGAGCCCTACCCGGACAAGTGGCGCGCCTTCGGCTGGAACGTCGTGCACATCGACGGCCACGACATGGCTCAGCTGGTGGAGGCGCTCGATGCCCTGCCCGAGCCCGACAGCGAGACGCCCACCGTCATCATCGCCGAGACCATCAAGGGCAAGGGCGTCGACTTCATGGAGCGCAACCTCGCCTGGCACGCCGGATCTCTCGGCGCCGCCGACCTCGAACGCGCCCTCGCGGCGCTCACCGCCTCGCGTGAGAAGGAGTCCGTCTGA